A window from Dunckerocampus dactyliophorus isolate RoL2022-P2 chromosome 15, RoL_Ddac_1.1, whole genome shotgun sequence encodes these proteins:
- the phyh gene encoding phytanoyl-CoA dioxygenase, peroxisomal, whose product MSRAAERLRLLIGHLERSPAVVAALTSAETVSPYPQKLRYTLDNDLLTAEERLFYEQNGFFVVKNLVSDEDIDVFRKEFQRISQQEVNVPGLVVMRDVAIAKSEFVPDQRAVSKLQDFQEDPELFRYCTLPQILKYVECFTGPNIMAMHTMLINKPPDAGKKTSRHPMHQDLHYFPFRPADRIVCAWTALERVNKQNGCLVVLPGTHTDTLKEHNYPDWEGGVNKMYHGVRDYNLQQPRVHLEMEKGDTVFFHPLLIHGSGMNKTQGFRKAISCHYASSDCYYIDVKGTTQENIENEVKELAARKYPMAAGITFQDTWAFRGRLVRGERHTL is encoded by the exons ATGTCGCGGGCTGCGGAGAGGCTCCGGCTGTTGATCGGTCATCTTGAGCGGTCGCCGGCTGTGGTG GCTGCACTCACTTCTGCTGAAACCGTCAGCCCTTACCCGCAGAAACTCAG ATACACGCTGGATAATGACCTGCTGACTGCAGAGGAGCGACTCTTCTATGAGCAAAATGGCTTCTTTGTTGTCAAGAATCTGGTGTCTGATGAGGACATCGACGTGTTCAG GAAGGAGTTTCAGCGAATTTCTCAACAGGAAGTCAACGTTCCCGGTCTGGTCGTGATGAGAGACGTCGCCATCGCCAAGTCCGAGTTTGTTCCTGATCAGAGAGCTGTGTCCAAACTTCAGGACTTCCAGGAGGATCCTGAACTTTTCCGGTACTGCACCTTACCACAG ATTCTAAAGTATGTGGAGTGCTTCACTGGACCCAACATCATGGCTATGCACACCATGCTCATCAATAAGCCTCCAGATGCAG GAAAGAAAACATCCCGTCACCCGATGCATCAGGATCTGCATTACTTCCCATTCCGACCAGCGGACCGGATTGTATGCGCCTGGACAGCATTGGAGCGGGTGAACAAGCAAAATGGTTGCCTGGTGGTCCTGCCaggaacacacacagacacactgaaGGAGCACAACTACCCAGACTGGGAG GGCGGGGTGAACAAGATGTACCACGGAGTGCGTGACTACAACCTTCAGCAGCCCCGGGTGCACCTGGAGATGGAGAAGGGAGACACGGTCTTTTTCCACCCGTTGCTGATCCACGGTTCTGGCATGAATAAGACGCAAGGCTTCCGTAAG GCCATCTCTTGCCACTACGCCAGCTCTGACTGCTATTACATCGACGTGAAGGGAACTACGCAGGAAAACATCGAGAATGAAGTGAAGGAGCTCGCAGCCAGAAAATACCCCATGGCCGCTGGTATCACCTTCCAG GatacctgggccttcagagGTCGCCTGGTGCGGGGAGAGAGACACACACTCTAA
- the ucmaa gene encoding upper zone of growth plate and cartilage matrix associated a has product MSWSQVFALSFFATLLILTFSSVGESAAVRDASTAADVKEGARRVFMLEADAANFFKRRSRRSVSYYEQLAEQRVQRANTERWREHNEERRNEYENYAEEDRDEQTERTREKNEQIREYHYDGLYPRYHWFH; this is encoded by the exons ATGTCCTGGAGTCAGGTCTTTGCTCTGTCTTTCTTCGCCACCCTGCTCATCCTCACTT TTTCCAGTGTTGGTGAAAGTGCAGCAGTGCGTGATGCGTCAACGGCAGCTGATGTCAAAG AGGGAGCTCGGAGGGTCTTCATGCTTGAGGCAGACGCTGCCAACTTCTTTAAACGCCGCAGTCGCCGCTCAGTGAGCTACTATGAACAGCTGG CTGAGCAGAGGGTGCAGCGGGCCAACACCGAGCGCTGGAGGGAGCACAATGAGGAGCGACGGAATGAGTACGAGAACTACGCCGAAGAGGACCGTGACG AGCAAACTGAAAGAACGAGGGAGAAAAACGAGCAAATTCGAGAGTATCATTACGACGGCCTTTATCCTCGATATCACTGGTTTCACTAG
- the optn gene encoding optineurin, which yields MASGGPMMNGDITRSPNGMGTLEETLQQMNVLIQENIDLKEAIRKTNMMMKERFEGLSTWREKHQEERDHLVSRLEEARVQIEAMTLQNQELSKKLEEAAGMLGEASDSSQVASHSVEVNTLRAQLARLQAEKNDLVALNSELQLKADQDSHEDSFIEIIKVSDEGVVSKRPDMSMTASRLDSEEVTVSHLLQSLRNETQRAERLQGELQATGDKIKKLEERRSNVNVTTQTSMAAETKEDSEKAPSELETIKSQMRTLFKELQQAQSKLDEAEGMKKNLQDRCREGEQDVVTLKSQLVDKQAVQTENDRLKLQLDSMQAQSLIEQMRGVEERSNLAQLKDAYTQLFEDYNELKEEKKRSESQLVNREVVDELQGQLTAAEKALADKQKYIDSLKQEIFQKEKELETISVLQAQAEVYSSDFYAERAAREKLHEERERLAVQLEYVKKQNSHLQEEMESMSRKTMLEMQRRHVANQHGRGAALVGRGTDWQHQRSIPEHVCPKCNDILPDLDSLQIHIMDCIN from the exons ATGGCGTCCGGAGGCCCAATGATGAATGGAGACATAACTCGCTCTCCCAATGGGATGGGCACGCTGGAGGAAACTTTGCAGCAGATGAACGTCCTCATTCAGGAGAATATAGATTTGAAAG AGGCTATACGTAAGACCAACATGATGATGAAAGAGCGTTTTGAGGGTCTCTCGACATGGCGGGAGAAGCATCAGGAGGAGCGCGACCACCTGGTCAGTAGACTTGAGGAGGCTCGGGTTCAAATCGAGGCTATGACGCTTCAAAACCAGGAACTGAGCAAGAAACTGGAGGAGGCGGCGGGGATGTTGGGTGAAGCTTCGGATAGCTCACAA GTAGCAAGTCACAGTGTAGAGGTGAACACCTTACGTGCACAGCTGGCCCGGTTGCAAGCAGAGAAGAACGATCTGGTGGCTTTGAACTCTGAGCTGCAGCTGAAGGCTGACCAGGACTCACATGAGGACTCTTTCATCGAGATCATCAAAGTGTCT GATGAAGGCGTTGTCAGCAAACGCCCCGACATGAGCATGACAGCGTCCCGGCTGGATAGCGAGGAGGTGACCGTCAGCCACCTGCTGCAGTCCCTAAGGAACGAGACGCAGCGGGCCGAGCGGCTGCAGGGCGAGCTGCAGGCTACCGGTGACAA GATAAAAAAGCTGGAGGAGAGGAGGAGTAATGTTAACGTAACAACGCAGACATCCATGGCAGCAGAGACCAAAGAGGATTCTGAGAAG GCTCCCTCTGAGTTAGAGACTATCAAGTCTCAGATGAGGACATTGTTTAAAGAGCTGCAGCAGGCCCAGAGCAAGCTGGATGAAGCGGAAGGCATGAAGAAGAACCTGCAGGACAG ATGTCGGGAGGGGGAGCAGGATGTGGTGACTCTGAAGTCTCAGCTGGTGGACAAACAGGCTGTCCAGACGGAGAACGATCGGCTGAAGCTGCAGCTCGACAGCATGCAGGCACAGAGTTTAATTGAGCAGATGAGGGGTGTGGAGGAGAG GAGCAACCTGGCCCAACTGAAGGACGCCTACACACAGTTGTTTGAAGACTACAATGAACTCAAGGAGGAAAAGAAGAGAAGCGAG TCTCAGCTGGTGAATAGGGAAGTGGTGGATGAGCTTCAAGGTCAGCTGACCGCCGCGGAGAAAGCTCTGGCTGATAAACAGAAGTATATCGACAGCTTGAAGCAGGAGATCTTCCAAAAGGAGAAGGAGCTGGAGACCATATCTGTATTGCAGGCACAG GCTGAGGTCTACTCTTCTGATTTCTATGCCGAGCGTGCAGCGAGGGAGAAACTGCATGAAGAGAGAGAGCGTCTGGCTGTTCAGCTGGAATATGTCAAGAAGCAAAACAGCCATCTTCAGGAGGAGATGGAATCAATGAGTCG GAAGACAATGTTGGAGATGCAGAGGAGACATGTGGCAAATCAGCATGGACGAGGAGCAGCTTTAGTTGGAAGAG GTACTGACTGGCAGCATCAGCGGAGTATTCCCGAACACGTCTGTCCAAAGTGCAACGACATACTGCCAGACCTAGACTCCCTGCAGATCCACATCATGGACTGCATCAACTAG
- the mcm10 gene encoding protein MCM10 homolog: protein MDCEDDLDILTAMMVENEDLGEEQQVADDLDGLFDNDGEEGQYVEPEDDFSELFGDVGDIEEEEDAKESKSKATESLNMSQEELQDELRRMQDKMQALQKQLQASQKPCSSSSVKPTGTSLAFKPSPPQQPSPKHTPLRPAAVTQKTKNQSVMSSSTPVRSQKLQESSVFLSQLNNADAFKRKPRVAHQAKTTSSESRGPLVEIKISSSFQPVESTSKVATPLQQSPPSTQSRPSPTASAGLPKQGSLAKDVAVEKYSGLRLRKPRVSSSEMDRKMADRRLIRLSQVPERLLREKLEDSDWVTFAVLVSKATPQSSSSGKTFSIWKLNDLHNLDVFVSLLLFGDVHKEHWKTETGSVIGLLNPNTMKQRDGYDGVSLTVDHPQKVLLMGEAQDYGTCKAMKKNGDPCSQLVNMYECQYCQYHVKAQYKKMSSKRAELQSSFSGKAPNKVNGGSLKERLCRDGFYYGGVSSAACAASLAASKTNKSVQKTLDKLFVKGTAHKAKVLAMQSGEVSGCSSEFKSLMSVPTPGALQLKKHLAPAVSKDPHGSPVQSISASDLLKQQKQKQRELMENRRLRVEGIQASVVPKSRDSLLTSPKAARGVPKTTQSPAAPQTPTLGRGLSKDEDVLFFDTSPPPAPVAASLSLSATKLAALRKLRAKGMALEKEDPNAVKRKRTNTNEINTRVAKSLTSPDAESSGSDEPALKRKRDQLSYIQSEEFQKILNAKSRHGAVLEAAEYQIQERYFDALVKKEQMEDKMRSIREMKCRAVTCKQCKYTYFKAADRCVGENHPLCWHDAVKRFFKCPCGQRAIALDRLPHKHCSNCGLFKWERDSMLKEKKGPKIGGELLLPRGEEHGKFLSSLK, encoded by the exons atGGATT GTGAAGATGATCTGGATATTTTGACGGCGATGATGGTTGAAAATGAGGACTTAGGAGAGGAACAGCAGGTTGCAGACGACTTGGATGGCTTGTTTGACAATGATGGCGAGGAAGGACAGTATGTGGAGCCGGAGGATGACTTTTCTGAGCTCTTTGGGGATGTCGGTGAtatagaagaagaggaagatgctaaAGAAAGCAAAAGCAAAGCCACCGAAAGCCTAAACATGTCCCAAGAGGAGTTACAAG ATGAATTGAGGAGGATGCAGGACAAAATGCAGGCATTGCAGAAGCAACTGCAGGCGAGTCAGAAGCCTTGCTCGTCTTCCTCAGTGAAACCAACAGGGACGTCACTCGCTTTTAAACCATCACCACCTCAACAGCCTAGCCCCAAACATACCCCACTAAGGCCGGCTGCCGTGACACAGAAGACCAAAAATCAATCAG TGATGTCATCTTCCACTCCAGTCAGGAGCCAGAAGCTGCAGGAGTCCTCTGTCTTTCTTTCCCAGTTGAACAACGCTGACGCCTTCAAACGCAAACCCAGAGTGGCTCACCAAGCAAAAACCACTTCATCGG AATCCAGAGGACCACTAGTGGAGATTAAGATCAGTAGCTCCTTCCAGCCAGTGGAAAGCACAAGTAAGGTTGCCACTCCTCTGCAGCAGTCTCCTCCATCCACCCAGAGCAGACCCAGTCCGACTGCATCAGCGGGACTGCCTAAACAGGGCTCTCTTGCTAAAGACGTGGCAGTGGAGAAATACTCAGGGTTGCGGCTCAG GAAGCCACGTGTTTCGTCCAGCGAGATGGACCGCAAGATGGCTGACCGTCGCCTGATCCGTTTGTCGCAGGTTCCGGAACGCCTGCTGCGTGAGAAGCTGGAGGACAGTGACTGGGTGACGTTTGCGGTGCTGGTCAGCAAAGCTACACCACAAAGTAGTAGCAGT GGTAAAACATTTAGCATCTGGAAGTTGAACGACCTCCATAACTTGGATGTCTTTGTGTCACTCTTGCTGTTTGGTGACGTCCACAAAGAGCACTGGAAAACTGAGACTGGTAGCGTTATTGGACTCCTCAACCCAAACACAATGAAGCAAAGAGATGGATATGATGGG GTCAGCCTGACAGTGGATCACCCACAGAAGGTGCTGCTGATGGGTGAAGCTCAAGACTACGGCACATGCAAAGCCATGAAAAAGAACGGGGACccttgctctcagctcgtcAACATG TACGAGTGCCAGTACTGCCAGTATCACGTCAAGGCGCAGTACAAGAAGATGAGCTCCAAGAGGGCTGAGCTGCAGTCGTCGTTTTCCGGAAAAGCTCCCAACAAGGTGAACGGCGGCAGCCTGAAGGAACGGCTCTGTCGGGATGGCTTCTACTATGGCGGCGTGTCCTCAGCTGCCTGTGCAGCATCGCT GGCTGCATCCAAAACGAATAAATCAGTACAGAAAACTCTggacaagctttttgtgaagggTACAGCTCATAAGGCTAAGGTTCTTG CCATGCAATCTGGTGAGGTTTCGGGTTGTTCCAGTGAATTCAAGAGCTTGATGTCTGTTCCAACACCGGGAGCTCTGCAACTGAAGAAGCACCTGGCACCAG CTGTCTCCAAGGACCCACATGGATCTCCTGTTCAGTCCATATCAGCTTCAGACCTTCtaaaacagcagaaacagaAGCAGAGGGAACTCATGGAGAACCGACGTCTTCGGGTGGAGGGCATCCAGGCGAGTGTGGTGCCAAAATCACGTGACTCTTTACTGACATCCCCCAAAGCAGCCCGTGGCGTCCCCAAGACCACCCAAAGCCCCGCAGCGCCGCAAACCCCCACGCTTGGACGGGGCTTGTCTAAAGACGAGGATGTCCTCTTCTTTGACACCAGCCCGCCCCCTGCGCCGGTCGCCGCCTCCCTGAGCCTCTCAGCCACTAAGTTGGCGGCTCTGAGGAAGCTGAGAGCAAAGGGGATGGCACTTGAGAAAGAAGACCCCAATGCTGTGAAGAGGAAGAGGACAAACACCAATGAGATCAACACCCGTGTAGCGAAAAGTCTCACTTCACCCGATG CTGAGTCGTCTGGTAGCGATGAGCCGGCTCTGAAGAGAAAGCGAGATCAGCTGAGCTACATTCAGTCAGAGGAGTTTCAAAAGATCCTAAATGCTAAATCTCGCCATGGAGCCGTCCTGGAAGCG GCTGAGTATCAGATTCAGGAGCGGTACTTTGATGCACTGGTGAAAAAGGAGCAGATGGAGGACAAAATGCGGAGCATCAGAGAGATGAAGTGTCGCGCCGTTACCTGCAAACAG TGTAAATACACATACTTCAAAGCAGCAGATCGCTGCGTCGGGGAGAATCATCCTCTCTGCTGGCACGACGCTGTGAAACGTTTCTTCAAGTGTCCGTGCGGACAGAGAGCCATCGCCCTCGACAGACTGCCACACAAACACTGCAG TAATTGTGGTCTGTTTAAATGGGAGCGTGATAGCATGCTGAAG GAGAAAAAGGGGCCAAAAATCGGTGGAGAACTTCTCCTACCGCGAGGAGAGGAGCATGGAAAGTTCCTCAGCAGTCTGAAGTAG